TGTAAGTTATGATCAATTGTTGAATGGTGAGTTGAAGGATAAGTTTACATTGAAATTCATTTCACCCACATGCTTCAAGAGCGAAGTAATTTATCCGAAGAGGGTTAGCGGAACATCTAATGAAAGTGTTTATGAAGTTAGGAGGAAGGAGGAGAGGGCATATCAGCCAATACCAAACCCGAGTGCCATGTTGAGGAATTTGATGAGGATATGGATGAAGAATTGTGAATTACCTAAGAGGGTGGAGCTTGAGCACATGATAGATAACGATCACATAAGGATATACGAGTATCCAAGGGGGATAAGGACTATGTGGGCTAGGGAGGGGAGTAGGAAGAATCAGCAGGGATTTGTGGGGGAAGTAACCTTCGAAGTTTCTGAGAAGGCTTTGAGTAGTGTTGGAAATGTTATTGCAGCATTGGTGAAGATGGGGGAGTATAGTGGAACTGGGATAATGAGGACTGCAGGACTTGGGCAATACAAGATAATTGATGGAGTGAAATAAATGAATTAAAGGATGGTAAGATTCATCTGGCTTCAAATAAAACCTTCACAACATTGATTGAGGTTTTGTAAGCGCTTGAAGAGTGAGTAGAGGAAGTGTGCGAGTAGACCTATGACAGCACCCCAAATGACACTTTCTAGAAAAGGTTTTGGCTCTCCAAAGATTAGCCTCCATAGAGGAACGTATTGTGGCAGTATAGTGAAGAATAAAACCCAGAATAAGCTAAACCATGAAGCAGAGAAAATAGGTTTAAATATACGTCTTTCCCAAGACATAGCCTAACACCTTTAGGGCCATTTACCTGTTAAGATCCTATAACCTAACGAAAAACCTATTGATGATAGCGCTCCGGAGACCGTCCATGCCGCTGCTTCTCCCCAACTCCACTTACTAGTGTCACATCCTGTAGATACAGCCCAATAACCAACATAACCAAAGAATCCTGCTAGAGCACCTGCAAAAGCATACACAACCAATGGATGTAGATCCATTACTAGTACATACCCTTTTTCTACTGGTAAGTCAATTTCTGTTGGTATGTTACTCGCTAGTATCTCTAATGCATTGGCTATTTGCGGATATGCTTGTGGTACGTATCCGGAGCTCCTACCTCTTGCGAAGTATCCTGGGCTTGTACCATTGTAAACGTTTTCAGATAGCCACTTAACTCCGTAAGCGAGCAATTTATAGTAATCACTTAAGATGTCAGCCCCTTCTGGAAGTATTATCCAGTCTCCGTAGAAAGTTGTCTTATTCTTAAACCAATAGCATGTATAGGCAAATGCATAATTATAACCACTATAGTCAGGCTTTAACTCAGCAGCAGTAGCTATGTAAACTCTGTGGGTATCACTAACATTCCTAATGAGGTATATCGCATAGTAATCAATGAAGTTGTTCGTGAAATTTGCTCTTATCCCCCTCCAATATACAACTGTATTATTATCAATACTTTTGTTATGCAGTTCTCCAACCCACAGACTCCACGATGTTAAGCTCTCACCATACTCAATTGTGTAGACTAGAGATCCATTGACATAGACATCTATCCTACCTTCAGAAACAATATAGCTTATATTTGTATTCTTCTTTACCTCAGCAACGATCCTCGTTATGTTTAATAGTAGGTCTCCTGGTAGGTATGGTTGGTTAACTAATTGCACACTACCATTTCTATAGATATGTAATGTGTGAAATAGCTCATACCTCTCAACTTGCTCCAATGGAATGTCACTGAAAAATAGAGCTATCATTGCAAGCATTATGAGCTTAGACCTATCAACCTCCTCATTTACCCCCTCAGCTCTGACAAGCAAAGCTGGAAATGGACTGATGAGCAAAGGGCTTACGTAAGGAATTATTATGATGACCGTTAATATGAAAACTAATAGTTTTAGTCCTTTACCCTTATTCATCCTCCTACACCACATTTATTTTCGCAATATATATAAACGTAATGTCATCATGAGAATTACGAAGCTTAAATACATTATAAATACAAATAGTATTGTTGTTGACGCAGTAAAACATATGAGTGTGAGGATTATTGAATTTCGCGGGCTTTAAACCAACCCTTATAATGCTTGGTGGATGGACAACCGATGCATTTACCATCAACATACCTATTGCAATCAGCGCAAACAATGCCACATGGAGCTTCATTAAAGTCTTCACTTGGAACTTTAACAAGTCCTATGAACTCATTGAATAATATTTCTGAAACTGGGATAACGTAGCTCCTCCTAATATGCTCAGAAGTTCTCAACATACATATACTCATAATTGAGGACAGGACTCTCTCATCCTCAGCGAAGGCTATTATAGCTAAATTGTATTCACCATAAATTCTAAATATGTGGAGGATTCTTGGACACTCCTTAAATCTATTCAATAAATCCCTTATACTCTTCTCACTATCAACCTCTATTAATAGTAGTACGAGTTTAAACCCAAGCTTATCAACATTGATTAGGGGACCTATGGAAATTAACCCTTCACCCATAAATCTATTAACCCTCTTCATTACCGCAACATGTGATAAACCAAGCCTACTGCCAACACGTTTGAAATTAACTTTACAATAATCCTTCATGACCTTAACCAACTTCAAATCCACATTATCTAAACTCATACCTTCATCACTTTCTAAGTTACAATTTGTAACCAAAAATATATAAATATATTCATAATTGAAACTAGAGAGAGGTGAATTAACGTGCAGGGTGAGGCAGAGAAGAAGCCTAAAATAAAGTTTTTGATGTGTATATGTACAGGTGAATGTCCAGGATTCAGCGAGTTAACTCCAAATATATGGAAGTTCATGAATAGGGTAAGGCTGGAGTTGCCAGTGGAGTATGCAGCGATACACCCACAGCTATGTGCTCCTGATGGAGATAAATTCCTACGAGACGTACTACATAATGATGGCTCCTACTATATAATAGGGGGATGCGCACCATTCATGCAAGAGAAGATGTTTAGGGATGCATTGAAGGATAAGGGTGTAGAGAAGGGGAAGCATATAGCTCTAGATTTGAGGAATATGAAGGTTGATGATGCCTTCAATAAAGTTGCTGAAGCAGTAAATAAGATTGTTGGTGGGAAGTAAATGAGCTTCTTAATACCTAGAGAACTAATACCATGGTATCCAAGGATAGATTACAATAAATGTATTGGATGTTTGACGTGTGTAAACTTCTGTCCCCATAAGGTTTATGATGTGGAAAACGGTAAACCAAAAGTTGCAAGGCCATTCGAGTGTGTCGTGGGATGCATGAGCTGCTCTAAAATATGCCCATCAGAAGCCATAACATTCCCATCAATGGATGAACTTAGAAGGCAATTAAGGGAATTAAGGAAGGCCGCCGCAGAGGTTTCTGGCAAGAAGGATGCTTAAATAGAGTCTCATAATGATGCCAGCAAATTAATAATCAATTATTTTTCCAGCCTCATCATAAACTTTTAATTCAACTTCCCAAGCGAACATTCGAGATTCTCTTGATTTTAGAGTTTAATGGATTTCTCTGCCAAATCACTATTCAACATTCAAACATTCCAGTCAAAACTTAAGTTTATCATGAATAGTTGTATGGTAAGCTATTTAAAGGTGATTGGATATAACTTTGAAAATCTTGGGATTAATGTTCATTGATGGATGGTGAGGGATATGTGTAGTGATGCTGAGAAAGGCGGGTCGAAGATTTTAAGTGTGATCTCTGTTACCACTTTGGCATCCTTTTTAACTGGTTTGAATGCTAGGTTGGCTGTTGTGGGGTTGCCAATAATTGCCAGTGCACTTAATGCTGATGTGGATATGATGCTTTGGATTATTCAGGGGTACATGTTTGGCTCAACAATAATTCAGCTGATTATTGGTAGGCTATCGGACTTATATGGGAGGGTTAGACTGTTCAATTTAGGCTTCCTAATATTCATATGTGCAGCCGTTTTGGCTGGATTTGCACCAAACCCATATGTACTCATAGTTGCAAGGATGATTCAGGGGGTTGGTGGAGCTCTACTAATGACTCTAAGCGTCACAATACTTACTGATAATGTTCCAAGAAACTCTTTGGCAACGTGGCTTGGGGTAAACCAAGTGGCATGGAGGGTTGGTGCAGTTGCAGGATTATCTTTGAGTGGCGTGATAATTGATGTTATGGGGTGGAGGTGGATATACCTAATATACGTCCCAATTGGATTCATATTCTACCTATGGGGGATGCATACATTAAAGGAAGCTTATAAGCCTGAGGAGAAGCCCAAAATAGATTTGGGTGGATTCACACTATTCACAGCATTCCTAATAAGCATTCTACTATCCCTAACCCTCTTCACATCAGGAACTACATACATCCAAA
This portion of the Candidatus Methanomethylicota archaeon genome encodes:
- the cas6 gene encoding CRISPR-associated endoribonuclease Cas6, with protein sequence MQGKSITSLTFNVEAYGRFRFQRYTGFAVQNFFFKMLGNANVNLAKSLHDASTIKPYSVSTLMTIDDRPVYYGGGPGKYRFKINLLNSEQLNPLTIIQTIKDEVTMDNIRFSLNGVEVKIVSYDQLLNGELKDKFTLKFISPTCFKSEVIYPKRVSGTSNESVYEVRRKEERAYQPIPNPSAMLRNLMRIWMKNCELPKRVELEHMIDNDHIRIYEYPRGIRTMWAREGSRKNQQGFVGEVTFEVSEKALSSVGNVIAALVKMGEYSGTGIMRTAGLGQYKIIDGVK
- a CDS encoding Lrp/AsnC family transcriptional regulator yields the protein MSLDNVDLKLVKVMKDYCKVNFKRVGSRLGLSHVAVMKRVNRFMGEGLISIGPLINVDKLGFKLVLLLIEVDSEKSIRDLLNRFKECPRILHIFRIYGEYNLAIIAFAEDERVLSSIMSICMLRTSEHIRRSYVIPVSEILFNEFIGLVKVPSEDFNEAPCGIVCADCNRYVDGKCIGCPSTKHYKGWFKAREIQ
- a CDS encoding ferredoxin family protein, producing the protein MSFLIPRELIPWYPRIDYNKCIGCLTCVNFCPHKVYDVENGKPKVARPFECVVGCMSCSKICPSEAITFPSMDELRRQLRELRKAAAEVSGKKDA